Proteins from a genomic interval of Clostridium sp. M62/1:
- a CDS encoding relaxase/mobilization nuclease domain-containing protein, with protein MAVTKIKPIKSTLSKALDYIENPDKTDGKMLVSSFGCSYETADIEFEYTLSQALQKGNNLAFHLIQSFEPGEVDYQKAHEIGKQLADAVTKGQHEYVLTTHIDKGHVHNHIIFCAVNFVDHHKYNSNKRSYYGIRNMSDKLCRENGLSVVVPGKGSKGKSYAEYQAEKTGTSWKGKLKTTVDALIPQVSSFEELLTRLQAAGYEIKPGKYVSCRAPGQERFTRLKTLGADYTEEAVRERIAGRRTKVAKAPREQRGVSLLIDIENSIKAAQSKGYEQWAKIHNLKQAAKTMNFLTEHKIEQYADLVSRIEEMAAESGQAADALKNAEKRLAEMAVLIKNVSTYQKTKPVYDAYRKARNREKYRAGQEQAIILHEAAVRSLKAAGIAKLPNLAALQSEYEALQAQKEALYADYGKLKKKVREYDIIKQNIDSILQADRQPEREKETERG; from the coding sequence ATGGCGGTTACAAAGATTAAGCCTATTAAAAGCACTCTAAGCAAAGCCCTTGACTATATCGAAAACCCGGACAAGACGGACGGGAAAATGCTTGTGTCCTCTTTCGGTTGCTCCTATGAAACGGCAGATATTGAGTTTGAATATACCCTGTCGCAAGCACTCCAAAAGGGGAACAATTTAGCCTTTCATCTGATACAGTCCTTTGAGCCGGGGGAAGTCGATTATCAGAAAGCCCATGAAATCGGAAAGCAGCTTGCCGACGCGGTAACAAAGGGGCAGCATGAGTATGTACTCACGACGCACATTGACAAAGGACACGTCCATAACCATATCATTTTTTGCGCGGTGAACTTTGTAGACCACCATAAATACAATTCCAACAAAAGGAGCTATTACGGCATACGGAACATGAGCGACAAGCTGTGCCGGGAAAATGGCTTGTCCGTTGTCGTCCCCGGCAAGGGCAGCAAGGGAAAGAGCTATGCGGAGTACCAGGCAGAAAAGACGGGTACAAGTTGGAAAGGCAAGCTGAAAACCACTGTTGACGCGCTTATCCCCCAAGTTTCCAGTTTTGAGGAATTGCTAACGCGGTTACAGGCGGCGGGCTATGAGATAAAGCCGGGGAAATATGTATCATGCCGCGCCCCCGGACAGGAACGCTTCACCCGCCTTAAAACCCTCGGCGCAGACTATACAGAGGAAGCCGTAAGGGAACGGATAGCGGGCAGACGGACAAAGGTGGCGAAAGCTCCCAGAGAGCAGCGCGGCGTGTCGCTGCTTATCGACATTGAGAACAGTATCAAGGCAGCGCAGAGTAAGGGCTATGAACAGTGGGCGAAAATCCACAATCTGAAACAGGCAGCTAAAACAATGAATTTCTTGACGGAACATAAGATTGAGCAGTACGCGGATTTAGTCAGCCGGATTGAGGAAATGGCAGCGGAAAGCGGACAGGCGGCAGACGCATTGAAGAACGCCGAAAAGCGGCTTGCGGAAATGGCGGTGCTTATCAAGAATGTTTCCACCTATCAAAAGACAAAGCCTGTCTATGACGCATACCGCAAGGCAAGGAACAGGGAGAAGTACCGCGCCGGACAGGAACAGGCAATTATCCTCCATGAAGCCGCCGTAAGGTCACTGAAAGCGGCGGGCATTGCGAAGCTCCCGAACCTCGCCGCGCTGCAATCGGAGTATGAAGCCCTCCAAGCGCAGAAAGAAGCCCTTTACGCCGACTATGGAAAATTGAAAAAGAAAGTCCGGGAATATGATATTATCAAGCAGAACATTGACAGCATTTTACAGGCAGACAGACAGCCGGAACGGGAAAAGGAAACAGAACGCGGATAA
- a CDS encoding plasmid mobilization protein has translation MDGRKRTVQIKFRVTEAERDLILEKMKLVPTRNMAAYLRKIAIDGYIIQIDHADIKAMTAEIQKIGVNVNQIARRVNATGNAYQEDIEEIKGVLAEIWRLQRLSLLKAL, from the coding sequence GGACGCAAAAGGACAGTGCAAATCAAATTCAGAGTGACGGAAGCGGAACGGGATTTAATACTGGAAAAAATGAAGCTCGTACCCACCCGGAACATGGCGGCGTATCTGCGGAAGATTGCCATTGACGGGTATATCATTCAGATAGACCACGCCGATATAAAGGCTATGACCGCAGAGATACAGAAAATCGGTGTCAACGTCAACCAGATAGCACGCCGCGTAAACGCGACGGGGAACGCATACCAAGAGGACATAGAGGAAATAAAGGGGGTGCTTGCGGAGATATGGCGGTTACAAAGATTAAGCCTATTAAAAGCACTCTAA